A region of the Candidatus Methylomirabilota bacterium genome:
CCCCATATGAGACTCTGACGGGAGGAGACGACCATGCATGTGACATTTGAAGAGGCGCAGCAAGCCGTTGAGGCTGCCATGAAAAAAGCTGAGGCAATCGGCACCCAGATGTGTATTGCGGTCGTGGATTCCGGGGCCAGTCTGAAAGCCTTTGCTCGGATGAACGATGCCTGGGTGGGAAGTATCGACATTGCTATCAAAAAGGCCAAGACCGCCTGTTTCTTCGGGATGCCCACGGGGCAGATCGGCAAGCTTTCGCAGCCCGCCGGTCCACTGTTTGGGATTGAGCACTCCAATGAAGGATTAATTACCTTTCCTGGAGGCCTTCCCATTGTGAACAGAGACGGCATCCTTATTGGAGGGATTGGAGTAAGCGGCAGTTCGGTTGAGAACGACCATCTTGTCGCAAAGGCTGGCGTTGAGGTCATTGGACTATCCGATCTTCCAGCGCATCCATGGCGAACCTAGGCACGCCTCACAAAGGCATAGAGAACGGCGAATGAAGCCAGTTCTGGTGTTTCAGCACATCGGGTGTGAGACCCCAGGCATCTTCCTGGACGTGCTCCAAGCGCAGAAGCGGCCAGTGGAGACGGTGAGGTTGTACGAGGGTGATCGGGCGCCGGACGACCTGTCGCCGTTTGCCGGGCTCCTGGTCATGGGCGGGCCAATGAGTGTCAACGACGAAGCCGACT
Encoded here:
- a CDS encoding heme-binding protein; the protein is MHVTFEEAQQAVEAAMKKAEAIGTQMCIAVVDSGASLKAFARMNDAWVGSIDIAIKKAKTACFFGMPTGQIGKLSQPAGPLFGIEHSNEGLITFPGGLPIVNRDGILIGGIGVSGSSVENDHLVAKAGVEVIGLSDLPAHPWRT